The proteins below come from a single Candidatus Thermoplasmatota archaeon genomic window:
- a CDS encoding transposase, with the protein MKAIPGIIVVLHTYGKDMKFNPHLHCLVTEGGFKDNGTWVDMNYFPYRMLKKSWQYQLLTNLKEELEDTLENRKLIDFLFREYPEGFYVRAKDTIKNRKGMIKYIGRYIRRPAVAESRIASYDGQGVVFWYEDDDGVKHYVMMNVEEFIHAVIDHIPEKQFKTIRHYGVYSRGIKRKFKKLLGMVSIAQQKLTKFLGMWSPLCPNCGKRMKYVLSRKGKPPLSWILVRE; encoded by the coding sequence ATCAAGGCAATTCCAGGCATAATAGTTGTTTTACATACCTATGGTAAAGACATGAAATTTAATCCTCATTTGCATTGTTTGGTTACTGAGGGGGGATTTAAAGATAACGGTACGTGGGTTGACATGAACTACTTTCCATACAGGATGTTGAAAAAGTCTTGGCAGTATCAGCTACTTACCAATTTGAAGGAGGAATTAGAGGATACTCTCGAAAACAGGAAACTTATTGATTTCTTATTTCGGGAATACCCTGAAGGTTTCTATGTAAGAGCAAAGGATACCATAAAAAACAGGAAAGGAATGATAAAGTACATTGGAAGATATATAAGGCGTCCAGCTGTAGCGGAGAGTAGAATTGCCTCCTATGATGGTCAGGGGGTAGTGTTTTGGTATGAAGATGATGATGGGGTTAAGCATTACGTGATGATGAATGTGGAAGAGTTTATTCATGCAGTGATAGATCACATCCCAGAGAAACAGTTCAAAACTATACGACATTATGGCGTTTACAGTAGGGGAATTAAGAGAAAGTTCAAGAAGCTACTGGGCATGGTAAGTATAGCTCAACAGAAACTCACTAAGTTCTTAGGAATGTGGTCACCTCTTTGTCCAAATTGTGGTAAAAGGATGAAATATGTATTGTCTAGGAAGGGAAAACCACCCCTGAGTTGGATTTTAGTGAGGGAATAA